Proteins from one Streptococcus mitis B6 genomic window:
- the cadX gene encoding Cd(II)/Zn(II)-sensing metalloregulatory transcriptional regulator CadX, with the protein MKKDSICQVNVINQQNITTATNYLEKEKVQKSLRILTKFTDNKQINIIFYLLAVEELCVCDIACLLNLSMASTSHHLRKLANQNILGTRREGKIIYYFIKDEEIRDFFNQLG; encoded by the coding sequence ATGAAAAAAGATAGTATCTGCCAAGTGAATGTTATAAATCAGCAAAATATTACAACCGCAACGAACTACCTTGAAAAAGAAAAAGTCCAAAAATCACTTCGCATTTTAACAAAATTTACCGATAATAAACAGATAAATATCATCTTCTATCTTCTTGCTGTTGAAGAACTCTGTGTCTGTGATATAGCCTGTTTACTAAATCTCAGTATGGCATCTACTTCCCACCATCTTCGTAAACTAGCCAATCAAAACATCTTGGGCACTAGAAGAGAGGGGAAAATTATATATTATTTTATAAAAGATGAGGAAATTAGAGATTTTTTTAATCAACTAGGATAA
- a CDS encoding toxic anion resistance protein → MTEFNFDIDQIANNTVAKVDKTTQIIETNTGSDKTLTFLEKLSPEQQEGIKAHVPQLVDQFVTNQNALLDFGQSAVEGVNNTVNRILSEQKKLQIPQVDDLLKNTNRELQGFVVKYKNAEIAELEEKPNFLQRLFNKSKNTLQEFYFDSKTVEQKLDGMAAAVVKQEDVLARNIVSAEMLIEDNTKSIENLVGVISFIEASQTEAGNRAAELKAQTDQLYTSTVEYQTKSQELARMAEVVNTLEQQHTEYVSRLYVAWATTPQMRNLVKVSSDMRQKLGMLRRNTIPTMKLSIAQLGILQQSMKSGVVADAIVNANNAALQMLAETSKEVIPQMERIAQSPTVAVESVTKLAESLVAQNQGIVAAIELGRQKRAQLETTIVKSAEMINDSVKLRDEKIVQALLDQGKAAQKEVQE, encoded by the coding sequence ATGACAGAATTTAATTTTGATATTGACCAGATTGCCAATAATACGGTAGCTAAGGTGGATAAAACAACCCAAATCATCGAGACCAATACTGGCTCGGACAAGACCTTAACCTTCCTTGAAAAGTTGAGCCCTGAGCAGCAAGAAGGAATCAAGGCGCACGTGCCCCAGTTAGTAGACCAGTTTGTCACAAATCAAAATGCTCTTTTAGATTTTGGACAATCTGCTGTCGAAGGTGTGAACAATACGGTCAATCGTATCTTGTCAGAACAAAAGAAACTGCAGATTCCCCAAGTGGATGATCTACTCAAAAATACCAACCGTGAGTTGCAAGGCTTTGTAGTTAAATACAAGAACGCTGAAATTGCTGAGTTAGAAGAAAAGCCAAACTTTTTGCAACGATTGTTTAACAAGAGCAAGAATACCCTACAAGAATTTTACTTTGACTCAAAAACAGTGGAGCAAAAGCTCGATGGTATGGCAGCTGCAGTGGTCAAGCAAGAAGATGTGCTAGCTCGAAATATCGTCTCTGCTGAGATGTTGATTGAGGACAATACCAAATCCATTGAAAATCTAGTGGGAGTGATTTCCTTTATCGAAGCCAGCCAGACAGAAGCTGGTAATCGCGCTGCCGAACTGAAAGCTCAAACTGACCAACTTTATACAAGTACGGTAGAATACCAAACCAAGTCACAAGAATTGGCCCGCATGGCTGAAGTGGTTAATACTCTTGAACAACAACACACTGAGTATGTCAGCCGTCTCTATGTTGCCTGGGCAACAACACCTCAGATGCGCAATCTTGTGAAGGTGTCATCTGATATGCGCCAAAAATTGGGCATGCTTCGTCGCAATACGATTCCAACAATGAAGCTTTCTATTGCTCAACTGGGTATTTTGCAACAGTCAATGAAATCAGGTGTTGTGGCAGATGCCATTGTCAATGCCAATAATGCTGCTCTTCAGATGTTAGCTGAAACCAGTAAGGAAGTGATTCCGCAGATGGAACGAATTGCCCAAAGCCCGACAGTCGCTGTCGAATCGGTTACCAAACTGGCTGAAAGTCTGGTCGCTCAAAACCAAGGTATCGTCGCTGCTATTGAATTGGGACGCCAGAAACGTGCCCAGCTAGAAACAACTATCGTTAAGTCCGCAGAAATGATCAACGATTCTGTCAAGCTACGCGATGAGAAAATCGTCCAAGCCCTTCTAGACCAAGGCAAGGCCGCCCAGAAAGAAGTACAAGAATAA
- a CDS encoding PTS sugar transporter subunit IIB — translation MLKIGTACGSGLGSSFMVQMNIESVLSDLNVSDVEVEHYDLGGADPNAADIWIVGRDLADSASHLGDVRILNSIIDMDELRELITKICKEKELI, via the coding sequence ATGTTAAAAATTGGTACAGCTTGTGGTTCAGGATTAGGTTCAAGTTTTATGGTACAGATGAATATTGAATCTGTATTGAGTGATTTGAATGTTTCAGATGTAGAAGTTGAACATTATGATTTAGGTGGAGCAGATCCAAATGCAGCTGATATTTGGATTGTTGGTCGTGATCTAGCTGATTCCGCTAGTCATCTTGGAGATGTTCGTATCTTAAATAGTATTATTGATATGGACGAGCTACGAGAATTAATTACTAAAATTTGTAAAGAAAAAGAACTTATATAG
- the rpmF gene encoding 50S ribosomal protein L32 — MAVPARRTSKAKKNKRRTHYKVTAPSVNFDETTGDYSRSHRVSLKGYYKGRKIAKAASAE, encoded by the coding sequence ATGGCAGTACCTGCACGTCGCACTTCAAAAGCGAAGAAAAACAAACGTCGTACACACTACAAAGTAACAGCTCCATCTGTAAACTTTGACGAAACTACTGGAGATTACTCACGTTCTCACCGTGTATCACTTAAAGGATACTACAAAGGACGTAAAATCGCTAAAGCTGCATCAGCTGAATAA
- a CDS encoding HAMP domain-containing sensor histidine kinase, with protein MKLKSYILVGYIISTLLTILVVFWAVQKMLIEKSEIYFLLGMTIVASLVGAGISLFLLSPVFTSLGKLKEHAKRVADKDFPSNLEVQGPLEFQQLGQAFNEMSHDLQASFDSLEESEREKGLMIAQLSHDIKTPITSIQATVEGILDGVIKESEQAHYLATIGRQTERLNKLVEELNFLTLNTARNQADMTSKDSIFLDQLLIECMSEFQFLIEQERRDVHLQVIPESARIEGDYAKLSRILVNLVNNAFKYSAPGTKLEVVAKLEKHQLSISVTDEGQGIAPEDLENIFKRLYRVETSRNMKTGGHGLGLAIARELAHQLGGEITVSSQYGLGSTFTLLLNLSGSENKA; from the coding sequence ATGAAACTAAAAAGTTATATTTTGGTTGGATATATTATTTCAACCCTCTTAACCATTTTGGTTGTTTTTTGGGCTGTTCAAAAAATGCTGATTGAGAAAAGCGAGATTTACTTTTTGCTTGGGATGACTATCGTTGCTAGCCTTGTCGGTGCTGGTATTAGTCTCTTTCTCCTGTCGCCGGTATTTACGTCGTTGGGCAAACTCAAGGAACATGCCAAGCGGGTAGCGGACAAGGATTTTCCTTCAAATTTAGAGGTTCAAGGCCCTTTAGAATTTCAACAATTAGGCCAAGCTTTTAATGAAATGTCCCATGATTTGCAGGCCAGCTTTGATTCCTTGGAAGAAAGCGAACGAGAAAAGGGCTTGATGATTGCTCAACTTTCGCATGATATTAAGACTCCTATCACTTCGATCCAAGCGACGGTAGAAGGGATTTTGGATGGGGTTATCAAGGAGTCGGAGCAAGCTCATTATCTAGCAACCATTGGACGCCAGACGGAAAGACTCAATAAACTGGTTGAGGAGTTGAATTTTTTGACCCTAAACACAGCCAGAAATCAGGCGGATATGACTAGTAAAGACAGCATTTTTCTGGATCAGCTCTTGATTGAGTGCATGAGTGAATTTCAGTTCTTGATTGAGCAAGAAAGAAGAGATGTCCACTTGCAGGTAATCCCAGAGTCTGCCCGGATTGAAGGAGATTATGCTAAGCTTTCTCGTATCTTGGTGAATCTGGTCAATAACGCTTTTAAATACTCTGCTCCAGGAACCAAGCTGGAAGTGGTGGCTAAGCTGGAGAAGCACCAGCTTTCAATCAGTGTGACCGATGAGGGGCAGGGCATTGCCCCAGAGGATTTGGAGAATATTTTCAAACGCCTTTATCGTGTCGAAACTTCGCGTAATATGAAAACAGGTGGTCATGGCTTGGGTCTTGCGATTGCGCGTGAATTGGCCCATCAATTGGGTGGGGAAATCACGGTCAGCAGCCAGTACGGCCTCGGAAGCACCTTTACCCTCCTTCTCAACCTCTCTGGTAGTGAAAATAAAGCTTAA
- a CDS encoding PTS ascorbate transporter subunit IIC gives MAEAKKKQIPLRLSTKLYAALASWAEDDFRSVNGQIEYLLTECVKQRKKDGKYVSETIDEPFEIDI, from the coding sequence ATGGCTGAAGCTAAAAAAAAGCAGATCCCCCTTCGGCTCTCAACAAAGTTATACGCTGCACTCGCATCATGGGCAGAAGACGACTTTCGTTCAGTCAATGGGCAAATAGAATATCTCCTCACAGAATGTGTCAAACAACGGAAGAAAGACGGAAAATACGTATCAGAAACCATTGATGAACCATTTGAGATTGATATTTAA
- a CDS encoding type II toxin-antitoxin system RelE/ParE family toxin, with the protein MEFNENAYSLIISETVQEQLRGIKDYISANYFSEQAGANTVRNILYGLERLEVFPEAGFDADERVGCIIYPPLKTRCIILGDYLAFYHILEDRKAVFVSDIIHSKQDYIRLFKKK; encoded by the coding sequence TTGGAATTTAACGAGAACGCATATAGCCTCATTATCTCTGAAACGGTACAAGAACAGCTAAGAGGTATCAAAGACTATATCTCAGCTAACTACTTTTCAGAACAGGCAGGAGCAAACACAGTTAGGAATATTCTTTATGGTTTGGAGCGTCTTGAAGTCTTCCCAGAAGCAGGATTTGATGCTGACGAAAGAGTAGGATGTATTATATATCCACCCCTCAAAACTCGATGTATCATTTTAGGAGATTATCTAGCCTTCTATCATATTTTAGAGGACAGAAAAGCTGTCTTTGTATCAGATATTATTCATAGCAAACAGGACTACATCCGCTTGTTCAAGAAAAAGTAG
- a CDS encoding response regulator transcription factor: protein MGKTILLVDDEVEITDIHQRYLIQAGYQVLVAHDGLEALELFKKKPIDLIITDVMMPRMDGYDLIGEVQYLSPEQPFLFITAKTSEQDKIYGLSLGADDFIAKPFSPRELVLRVHNILRRLHRGGETELISLGNLKMNHSSHEVQIGEEMLDLTVKSFELLWILASNPERVFSKTDLYEKVWQEDYVDDTNTLNVHIHALRQELAKYSSDQTPTIKTVWGLGYKIEKPRGQT, encoded by the coding sequence ATGGGAAAGACAATTTTACTCGTTGACGACGAGGTAGAAATCACAGATATTCATCAGAGATACTTAATTCAGGCAGGTTATCAGGTCTTGGTAGCCCATGATGGACTGGAAGCGCTAGAGCTGTTCAAGAAAAAACCGATTGATTTGATTATCACAGATGTCATGATGCCTCGGATGGATGGTTATGATTTAATCGGTGAGGTTCAATACTTATCACCAGAGCAGCCTTTCCTATTTATTACTGCTAAGACCAGTGAACAGGACAAGATTTACGGTCTGAGCTTGGGAGCAGATGATTTTATTGCTAAGCCCTTTAGCCCTCGTGAGCTGGTTTTGCGGGTCCATAATATTTTGCGTCGCCTTCATCGTGGGGGCGAAACAGAGCTGATTTCCCTTGGCAATCTGAAAATGAATCATAGTAGTCATGAAGTTCAAATAGGAGAAGAAATGCTGGATTTGACTGTTAAATCATTTGAATTGCTGTGGATTTTAGCTAGCAATCCAGAGAGAGTTTTCTCCAAGACAGACCTCTATGAAAAGGTCTGGCAAGAAGACTACGTGGATGACACCAATACCTTGAATGTGCATATCCATGCTCTTCGACAGGAGTTGGCAAAATATAGTAGTGACCAAACGCCCACTATTAAGACAGTTTGGGGGTTGGGATATAAGATAGAGAAACCGAGAGGACAAACATGA
- a CDS encoding CadD family cadmium resistance transporter → MIQNVVTSIILYSGTAVDLLIILMLFFAKRKSRKDIINIYLGQFLGSVSLILLSLLFAFVLNYIPSKEILGLLGLIPIFLGLKVLLLGDSDGEAIAKDGLRKDNKNLIVLVAMITFASCGADNIGVFVPYFITLNLANLIVTLLTFLVMIYLLVFSAQKLAQVPSVGETLEKYSRWFIAVVYLGLGIYILIENNSFDILWTILG, encoded by the coding sequence ATGATTCAAAATGTTGTTACTTCAATAATACTGTATTCTGGGACAGCCGTAGACTTACTTATTATCCTAATGTTATTTTTTGCCAAAAGAAAAAGCAGAAAAGACATCATTAACATCTATTTAGGACAATTTCTAGGCTCTGTTAGTCTAATATTGCTAAGTTTGCTTTTTGCATTTGTCCTAAATTATATTCCTAGTAAAGAGATTTTAGGTTTACTCGGTTTGATTCCAATTTTCCTAGGCCTCAAAGTTTTGCTTTTAGGAGATTCTGATGGAGAAGCTATTGCAAAAGATGGTTTGCGAAAAGACAATAAAAACCTGATTGTTCTAGTCGCTATGATTACTTTTGCAAGTTGTGGCGCTGACAATATTGGTGTCTTTGTCCCATATTTTATCACCTTAAATTTAGCGAATTTGATAGTGACTTTACTTACTTTTCTAGTCATGATTTATCTCTTGGTTTTTTCTGCCCAAAAATTGGCACAAGTCCCTTCTGTTGGAGAAACTTTGGAAAAATATAGCAGATGGTTTATTGCCGTTGTTTATTTAGGATTGGGGATATATATCCTGATTGAAAATAACAGTTTTGACATACTATGGACTATATTAGGCTAG
- the rpsD gene encoding 30S ribosomal protein S4: protein MSRYTGPSWKQARRLGLSLTGTGKELARRNYVPGQHGPNNRSKLSEYGLQLAEKQKLRFTYGVGEKQFRNLFVQATKIKGGILGFNFMLLLERRLDNVVYRLGLATTRRQARQFVNHGHILVDGKRVDIPSYRVTPGQVISVREKSLKVPAILEAVEATLGRPAFVSFDAEKLEGSLTRLPERDEINPEINEALVVEFYNKML, encoded by the coding sequence ATGTCACGTTATACAGGACCATCTTGGAAACAAGCTCGTCGCCTTGGCCTTTCACTTACAGGTACAGGTAAAGAATTGGCACGTCGTAACTACGTACCAGGACAACACGGACCAAACAACCGTTCTAAATTGTCAGAATACGGTTTGCAATTGGCTGAAAAACAAAAACTTCGTTTCACTTACGGTGTAGGTGAAAAACAATTCCGTAACTTGTTCGTACAAGCTACAAAAATCAAAGGCGGAATCCTAGGTTTCAACTTCATGCTTCTTTTGGAACGTCGTTTGGATAACGTTGTTTACCGTCTTGGTCTTGCGACTACTCGTCGTCAAGCTCGTCAATTCGTAAACCACGGTCACATCCTTGTTGACGGAAAACGCGTTGATATCCCATCATACCGCGTAACTCCAGGTCAAGTGATCTCAGTTCGTGAGAAATCATTGAAAGTTCCAGCTATCCTTGAAGCAGTAGAAGCTACTCTTGGACGTCCAGCATTCGTATCATTCGACGCTGAAAAATTGGAAGGTTCATTGACTCGCTTGCCAGAACGCGACGAAATCAACCCAGAAATCAACGAAGCACTTGTCGTTGAATTCTACAACAAAATGCTTTAA
- the rpmG gene encoding 50S ribosomal protein L33 gives MRVNITLEHKESGERLYLTSKNKRNTPDRLQLKKYSPKLRKHVVFTEVK, from the coding sequence ATGCGCGTAAATATTACACTTGAACACAAAGAATCTGGTGAACGCTTGTACCTTACTTCTAAAAACAAACGTAACACTCCAGACCGTCTTCAATTGAAGAAATACTCACCAAAACTTCGCAAACACGTTGTGTTTACAGAAGTGAAGTAA
- a CDS encoding BglG family transcription antiterminator, with amino-acid sequence MFDYRALVILMTLMDHCELSLYELSVKVSLPIKEVKEGIDYLVPYLANKGIVLDKKQGRYSLSNRTKQSLTDIIKSDELVLPKSTRLALIYLYTFCRLDFISNNHYQDFLKVSKNTTLSDIQSLRKIMLDNDLELGYSRAKGYTLHGSEWNKHRLAFQMVSELLESSIGIWGLDYVLSSWGYSLTYDLIDQVVKDYYEKLQIVPIVNQLKVCLFGLVFIICRYQRDVERVCLSETLVSPIIQDITTILLDTVVDLGIIDTVFSEDDYRYITVLLSSCFEGEVDVAPVYFNQLTEAIISRMEDISLLHFKQREVLRENLRRHLIPAYYRLKFGLPSSNEYVLHVKEHYPDLFELVKDSLTPLMDAIDKPIPDSETAYFVIHFGGYLKKADNLPQKCYKAAIICPNGISSSLMLKENLLALFPQIEFIGTSKIDDLQVKASSDYDMVFSTIKVETEKPNYLVSVMMTEEQTTQLVELVSKDFPDTGYRDIELNQIISIVRRYSVVTQELELKLALKRYLYQEMNRKEVLPLLEELITKETYQVSSEKLGWKEAIRLAAKPLLDQHKITENYPEAMIQKVEEFGPFINLGKGVAIPHARPDEGVNEIGMSMLVLEEPIYLLDNPEQEVRLLICIAAIDNESHLKALSHLTTILRDKNHVQTLISSKNFDDIEMIIKQED; translated from the coding sequence ATGTTTGATTATAGAGCACTAGTTATTTTGATGACTTTGATGGATCATTGTGAGCTATCATTATATGAATTATCTGTTAAGGTGAGCTTACCTATAAAGGAAGTCAAAGAAGGAATAGATTATTTAGTGCCTTATCTAGCTAATAAAGGGATAGTGCTGGATAAAAAACAAGGTCGCTATAGTTTATCAAATCGTACGAAGCAGTCTTTGACAGATATTATTAAGTCGGATGAATTGGTTTTACCAAAGTCGACTCGCTTAGCATTAATCTATCTTTACACTTTTTGCCGATTAGATTTTATATCGAATAATCATTACCAAGACTTTTTGAAAGTAAGTAAGAATACAACCTTATCTGATATTCAATCATTAAGAAAGATTATGTTAGATAATGATTTGGAGCTAGGGTACAGTAGAGCAAAAGGTTATACTTTACACGGTTCAGAGTGGAATAAGCACCGTTTAGCTTTTCAAATGGTTAGTGAGTTGCTGGAATCCTCCATAGGGATTTGGGGGTTGGATTATGTTTTATCTAGTTGGGGGTATTCATTAACTTATGATTTGATTGATCAGGTAGTTAAAGATTATTATGAAAAGCTACAGATAGTACCTATTGTTAATCAATTAAAAGTTTGCCTTTTCGGTTTAGTATTCATTATATGTAGGTATCAAAGGGATGTTGAAAGAGTATGTCTTTCAGAGACATTAGTATCTCCTATTATTCAAGATATAACAACTATTTTATTGGATACAGTAGTTGATTTGGGAATTATAGATACGGTATTTTCAGAGGATGATTATCGCTATATCACAGTTTTATTATCAAGTTGCTTTGAAGGTGAAGTAGATGTTGCTCCGGTTTACTTTAATCAATTAACAGAGGCTATTATAAGTAGAATGGAAGATATTTCTTTGTTACATTTTAAACAAAGGGAAGTATTGAGAGAAAATCTTCGCCGCCACCTTATACCGGCTTACTATAGATTAAAGTTCGGCTTACCTAGTTCAAATGAATATGTGTTGCATGTTAAAGAACATTATCCTGATTTATTTGAACTAGTAAAAGATTCTTTGACTCCCTTGATGGACGCTATTGACAAACCCATACCTGATAGTGAAACAGCATATTTTGTTATCCATTTTGGAGGATATTTAAAGAAAGCAGACAATTTGCCTCAAAAATGTTATAAAGCAGCAATTATTTGTCCTAATGGGATTAGTTCTTCATTGATGTTAAAAGAGAATCTATTAGCATTATTTCCTCAAATTGAGTTTATAGGAACCTCAAAGATTGATGATTTGCAGGTAAAAGCTAGTAGTGACTATGATATGGTTTTTTCTACCATAAAGGTGGAGACAGAAAAACCAAATTATCTAGTTTCGGTTATGATGACGGAAGAACAAACAACACAGTTAGTTGAATTGGTATCAAAAGATTTCCCAGATACAGGTTATCGAGATATTGAGCTTAATCAGATAATTAGCATAGTAAGACGATATAGTGTAGTCACACAAGAATTAGAGTTAAAATTAGCATTAAAGAGGTATCTCTATCAAGAAATGAACAGAAAGGAAGTGTTACCATTGTTAGAAGAATTAATTACAAAAGAAACTTATCAGGTTAGTTCGGAAAAATTAGGATGGAAGGAGGCGATTCGTTTAGCAGCTAAACCGCTTTTGGATCAACATAAGATAACTGAGAACTACCCTGAGGCAATGATTCAAAAAGTAGAAGAGTTTGGGCCTTTTATTAATTTAGGGAAGGGAGTAGCAATTCCTCACGCTCGGCCAGATGAAGGTGTGAATGAAATAGGAATGTCAATGTTAGTTTTGGAAGAACCGATTTATTTATTGGATAATCCAGAACAAGAGGTAAGATTGTTGATTTGTATTGCAGCCATTGATAATGAGAGTCATTTAAAGGCTTTGTCACATTTAACAACAATTTTAAGAGATAAAAATCATGTTCAAACTTTAATATCATCAAAAAACTTTGATGACATTGAAATGATAATTAAACAGGAGGATTAG
- a CDS encoding type II toxin-antitoxin system RelB/DinJ family antitoxin, which produces MNVLEKNTQVNFKTNRDLLEKAKAIITAQNLDMTASFNLFLEHIVEHKSLPFETQVDKEREELLSGLRAEIARSFDDLEQGRTYSLDEVRANLGI; this is translated from the coding sequence ATGAATGTTTTAGAAAAAAATACACAGGTAAATTTTAAGACTAACAGAGACTTGTTAGAGAAGGCTAAAGCTATTATCACAGCGCAAAATCTTGATATGACAGCCAGCTTTAACTTGTTTTTGGAACACATTGTAGAACATAAATCCTTGCCATTTGAAACTCAAGTAGATAAAGAAAGAGAAGAACTTCTATCAGGGTTGCGTGCTGAAATTGCCCGTAGCTTTGACGATTTAGAACAGGGAAGAACTTACAGCCTTGATGAAGTGAGGGCTAACCTTGGAATTTAA
- a CDS encoding CPCC family cysteine-rich protein, with the protein MNKTGKENLIIINGSEYVHCPVCGTVTAVYDICDVCQWQNTGETNIDGGPNKMTLAEAKEAYVKGIPII; encoded by the coding sequence ATGAATAAGACTGGAAAAGAGAATTTAATCATTATTAACGGTAGCGAATATGTCCATTGTCCAGTATGTGGTACTGTTACCGCAGTGTATGATATCTGTGACGTTTGTCAGTGGCAAAATACAGGAGAAACTAATATAGATGGTGGTCCTAATAAAATGACACTTGCGGAGGCTAAAGAAGCGTATGTTAAGGGAATTCCAATAATATAA
- a CDS encoding IS30 family transposase yields MTKKQKHLTLEDRIDIQTGISQQETFRSIAEKMGKDPSTISKEIKRNRIMHPTSVKSDCTDCPLLKKAPYVCNNCPKKRTDCGFNRYLYYAKKAQEQYETMLRESRQGIPLNKESFYQMDKILTLGIQKKQSIYHIIQTHNLPVSKFTEYRHAKLGYLTAKPIDFPRMVTFSERRKSRKVAIPKELKIGRTYQDFQELRETDDFFKWLEMDTVIGRPGGKLLLTFNVSFCNFLFALLLDNKTALEVATKFAALKERVMDGGYAFHQLFPVILTDNGSEFAYVEELERDIDGKSHLYFCDPSRPDQKGRIEKNHTVLRAILPKGTSFDQLTQKDVNLVISHVNSLKREEFQGKSAYDVFTFTFGEDIAALLGCQFVKPEDTHLSPDLLK; encoded by the coding sequence ATGACGAAAAAACAAAAACATCTCACTCTAGAAGACCGTATTGACATCCAAACTGGAATCAGCCAACAGGAGACTTTCCGTTCCATCGCTGAGAAGATGGGGAAAGACCCGTCAACGATTTCAAAGGAAATCAAGCGCAATCGCATCATGCATCCAACATCCGTCAAATCTGATTGCACGGATTGCCCTCTTCTCAAAAAAGCTCCTTATGTCTGTAACAACTGTCCAAAAAAGAGGACGGATTGTGGGTTTAACCGCTATCTTTACTACGCGAAAAAGGCACAGGAGCAGTACGAGACTATGTTGAGGGAATCCAGACAGGGCATTCCCCTAAACAAGGAAAGTTTTTATCAGATGGACAAGATCTTAACCCTAGGCATCCAGAAGAAACAAAGCATCTACCATATCATTCAGACACATAACCTACCTGTGTCGAAATTTACGGAGTATCGGCATGCCAAGCTGGGCTATCTGACAGCCAAGCCCATTGATTTCCCTCGGATGGTCACGTTTTCGGAACGCAGAAAATCCAGAAAAGTAGCTATTCCCAAAGAGCTGAAAATTGGGCGGACCTATCAAGATTTCCAAGAGTTACGAGAAACTGATGATTTCTTCAAATGGTTGGAAATGGACACGGTCATCGGCAGACCTGGTGGAAAGCTACTGCTCACCTTCAACGTTTCCTTCTGTAATTTCCTCTTCGCCTTGCTTTTGGACAACAAGACTGCTCTGGAAGTCGCCACTAAATTCGCAGCTTTGAAAGAAAGAGTCATGGACGGAGGGTATGCGTTCCATCAGCTGTTCCCTGTCATTCTCACAGACAACGGATCTGAGTTCGCCTATGTGGAGGAGCTTGAGCGAGACATTGATGGGAAGTCTCACCTCTACTTCTGCGACCCTAGCCGTCCTGACCAGAAGGGGCGGATTGAGAAGAACCATACGGTTTTGCGAGCCATTCTTCCCAAGGGCACTTCCTTTGACCAACTGACTCAGAAAGACGTCAATCTAGTCATTTCCCATGTCAATTCCTTGAAACGAGAAGAGTTTCAAGGAAAATCTGCTTACGACGTCTTCACCTTCACCTTTGGCGAGGACATCGCTGCTCTTCTGGGTTGCCAATTTGTCAAACCAGAAGACACACACTTATCACCTGATTTATTGAAATAA